Below is a window of Candidatus Cloacimonadota bacterium DNA.
TAAAAAATGCCGAACTGACAATTTACAACGTTCTGGGGCAAACAGTGAGAACTTATGACCTGACCGATTTTATAACCGCCAAACGCGGTGAAATTAACTGGAACGGAAAAGATCAAAACGGAAAGAATGTCTCAAGCGGAATCTATTTCTATAAATTGAATACTGGCTCAAAACAGGCTGTTCGCAAAATGATCTTTATCAGATAAAGGCAATTCTATAGATAGAAACTCAAATTTGATAAACAAACAAAACTCCCCGAAGAATTCTTTGGGGAGTTTTGTTTTGAGCAGAAATAGAACGACTTGAACCGTATTCCGTTTCTCCGAAACGGCATGAACAGAACGCTTCGGAGAAGCGTATTACAACCGTATTCCGTTTCTCCGAAACGGCTTGAACAGCACGCTTTGGAAATGCGTATTACGGGTTATGATATATCTTTGGTAATATCAATTATTTGATCTTTAAATATTAAAAGTTCCCTTGTACTGATATTCCATATAATTGATAAACTTATTCCAAAATACTCATGGGCTATTCTATTCCTCAAGCCAATTATTCCGCTCCAATCAATATCAGAATATTTATCTCTGAGACTGGCGGGAATATTGTTCGATGCTTCACCAATTATTTCTAAATTTCTTACCACAGCATCGATTGTTTTTCTGTCATTCTTGAATTTTTCAAAATCCATTCCCAAAATATACTCGTCAATTAATTCAATAGACTCAATAATATCATCAATAAATAATCTGTATTCTCTTTTAGACATATGTCAAATCTTCCATTATATACTTTTTCCTATTTAGTTTTATCGCATCAGATGTGAGTAAATCTACTTTTTTTTCTAAAATTTCTTCCAAATAATCTGCGAGATGAACAAAAAGTAAACCAACCGGCTCCCGAAATTCAACTAAAATATCAATGTCGCTATTTTCTCGCTGCTCATTTCTTGCATAAGAACCGAATATCGCAATATTTTTTACTAAATATTTGTTTTTCAATTCCGAATTGTTACTCTTTATAATTTTTTTTATTTCATCTAATTGTCTCATACATTACCATCGCATAATAATTTTTGTACTAAATACAAATTCACGATTTTTCATGTCAAGTAATAGTCATTTGAGTAAACCCAAGCTTTGGAAAAACGTATTACAAGCGTATTCCGTTTCTCCGAAACGGTATAAACAGAACGCTTCGGAAAAGCATATTACCCCGTATTCCGTTTCTCCGAAACGGTATAAACAAAACGCTTCGGAGAAGCGTATTACGAGCGTTCAATTAATCTTTAATTGACGATACG
It encodes the following:
- a CDS encoding T9SS type A sorting domain-containing protein, which produces WLEVVTFDGNTSVYGSFLYDPNSSGNEPELNKFALEQNFPNPVVASTSISFALGKTVKNAELTIYNVLGQTVRTYDLTDFITAKRGEINWNGKDQNGKNVSSGIYFYKLNTGSKQAVRKMIFIR
- a CDS encoding DUF86 domain-containing protein is translated as MSKREYRLFIDDIIESIELIDEYILGMDFEKFKNDRKTIDAVVRNLEIIGEASNNIPASLRDKYSDIDWSGIIGLRNRIAHEYFGISLSIIWNISTRELLIFKDQIIDITKDIS
- a CDS encoding nucleotidyltransferase family protein codes for the protein MRQLDEIKKIIKSNNSELKNKYLVKNIAIFGSYARNEQRENSDIDILVEFREPVGLLFVHLADYLEEILEKKVDLLTSDAIKLNRKKYIMEDLTYV